In Bradyrhizobium sp. 1(2017), one DNA window encodes the following:
- a CDS encoding class I SAM-dependent methyltransferase — MTTQLPGFFEGTGMPDPGWWEALWPDPAKVLSDVGVTPGMDVVDLCCGDGWFTFPLSRIVGSVIAIDIDRAMLKAAKVRIVERGGAPNCTFVEADAYNIANVVRQAVDHVFLANAFHGVPDRRRLAGAVHDVLKPGGLIAIVSWHARPREQTTVLGEPRGPATELRMTPDQTIASVEPSGLKFRNLVEVSPHHYGAVFERPH; from the coding sequence ATGACCACTCAACTTCCCGGATTTTTCGAAGGCACCGGAATGCCTGATCCCGGTTGGTGGGAAGCGCTGTGGCCCGATCCCGCCAAAGTGCTGAGCGACGTGGGCGTGACGCCCGGCATGGACGTGGTGGACCTATGTTGCGGTGATGGCTGGTTCACGTTCCCGCTCTCTAGGATCGTGGGCAGCGTCATCGCTATCGACATTGACCGGGCGATGCTGAAAGCGGCAAAGGTCCGGATCGTCGAGCGAGGCGGTGCGCCAAACTGCACTTTCGTCGAAGCTGACGCTTACAATATCGCAAATGTAGTCCGGCAGGCGGTTGACCATGTGTTCCTCGCCAATGCCTTCCACGGAGTTCCGGACAGGCGACGCCTTGCGGGAGCCGTCCATGATGTTCTCAAGCCCGGTGGTTTGATCGCTATCGTGAGTTGGCACGCGCGGCCGCGCGAGCAAACGACTGTCCTAGGAGAGCCGCGAGGGCCAGCGACGGAACTACGAATGACGCCTGATCAGACCATCGCTAGCGTTGAGCCGAGCGGTCTGAAATTCCGCAACTTGGTTGAGGTCTCGCCCCACCATTACGGCGCTGTGTTTGAACGGCCTCATTAA
- a CDS encoding H-NS family nucleoid-associated regulatory protein — MQIWSGRGKQPRWLGPQIQAGRQLDDFLIDRTRRH; from the coding sequence ATGCAGATTTGGTCCGGCCGTGGGAAGCAACCCCGATGGCTTGGGCCGCAAATTCAAGCTGGCAGACAGCTGGATGATTTCTTGATCGATCGGACCCGACGCCACTAA
- a CDS encoding ABC transporter substrate-binding protein, with translation MRRREFITLVGVAAAMGASTARAEQTRKLPIIGFLGPAWSAPDFEDQLRELGWIAGRTVAIEYRSAEGHTERSTEIATEFVRLKVNVIVTVGGSPTLAVKRATSLIPIVSVSGDPVGSDLVASLARPDGNATGLALNPISLAGKRLDLLREVVPGFRRLSVMVNANSPGFQNRMDEVQAAASALGLEATILEIRRAADVASAFENLRDRADALYAVGVPLTFAIAAQALTARIPTMFEYREFVDAGGLMSYGVNETHIWRLAAAFVDRILRGAKPADLPVQQPTKFDLVINLKTARALGLKVPESFLLRADEVIE, from the coding sequence ATGAGGCGACGCGAGTTCATCACGCTCGTCGGCGTCGCGGCGGCTATGGGCGCGAGCACGGCGCGGGCGGAGCAGACGAGAAAGCTACCCATCATCGGATTCCTCGGCCCGGCCTGGTCGGCCCCGGACTTCGAGGATCAGTTGCGCGAACTCGGTTGGATCGCGGGACGGACCGTTGCGATCGAGTATCGCTCCGCGGAGGGACATACCGAACGCTCCACCGAAATTGCGACCGAGTTCGTCCGGCTCAAGGTCAACGTCATCGTCACGGTGGGGGGATCTCCGACCCTCGCGGTAAAACGTGCGACATCGCTCATCCCGATCGTCTCTGTTTCTGGTGACCCTGTTGGCAGCGACCTCGTCGCAAGCCTGGCCCGACCGGACGGCAATGCGACCGGCCTGGCGCTCAACCCGATCAGTCTTGCCGGCAAGCGCCTCGACCTGTTGCGCGAGGTCGTCCCGGGTTTCCGCCGCTTGTCCGTGATGGTCAATGCCAATAGTCCCGGTTTCCAGAACAGGATGGATGAGGTGCAGGCGGCAGCCTCTGCGCTCGGCCTCGAGGCGACTATATTGGAAATCAGGCGCGCGGCGGACGTTGCATCGGCCTTCGAGAACCTCAGGGATCGTGCGGACGCCCTCTATGCCGTTGGCGTCCCACTCACCTTCGCCATTGCCGCCCAGGCGCTGACCGCGCGAATTCCAACGATGTTTGAATACCGGGAGTTCGTCGATGCGGGTGGGCTGATGTCCTACGGCGTGAACGAAACCCACATATGGCGGCTTGCCGCGGCCTTCGTCGACAGGATTTTGCGCGGGGCGAAGCCCGCCGACTTGCCGGTCCAACAGCCGACCAAGTTCGACCTCGTCATCAATCTGAAGACGGCCAGGGCACTCGGTCTGAAAGTACCGGAATCATTCCTGTTACGCGCCGACGAGGTGATTGAATGA
- a CDS encoding ABC transporter substrate-binding protein, whose product MRRREFIALLGSAVTVWPLAAWAQQAKKVPRIGVLWHAASAEEEDVYLSVVTKAFSDLGYVDGKSIQLEHHFPAEQPDRFRAFARDMVERRVDAILAVTSLGAKEAKQATNTIPVVFVLDADPVGHGLVESLARPGGNVTGLSLMSNDVSGKRVALFRKLVPNLSRMAIMVDPRDPAAPRIQGGYERAAQALSVSTKPFGITTPDEIEPAFAAISQSGFDGVALAAPILFNERRRIGAAALAHKLPTVSLIAEMVPHGLLLSYGQDFPDFFRRAVGLMDKILKGAKPNDLPVEQPTRFKLVINQKVAKALGLTIPPSLAIGADEIID is encoded by the coding sequence ATGAGACGGCGCGAGTTCATTGCGCTTCTCGGCAGCGCAGTGACCGTTTGGCCGCTGGCCGCTTGGGCGCAACAGGCGAAGAAAGTACCTCGCATCGGAGTCCTCTGGCATGCGGCGAGCGCCGAGGAGGAAGATGTCTATCTGAGTGTGGTCACGAAAGCATTCAGTGACCTTGGATATGTCGACGGCAAATCTATTCAACTCGAGCACCATTTTCCGGCCGAACAGCCCGACCGATTTCGTGCGTTTGCGAGGGACATGGTCGAACGCAGAGTGGATGCGATCCTTGCCGTGACTTCACTCGGCGCCAAGGAAGCGAAGCAAGCCACGAATACAATTCCTGTCGTGTTCGTTCTGGATGCCGATCCCGTGGGGCACGGTCTCGTCGAAAGTTTGGCGCGCCCCGGTGGTAACGTGACTGGCCTTTCGCTGATGTCCAACGACGTATCTGGCAAGCGCGTTGCACTATTCAGGAAACTGGTGCCGAACTTATCCCGGATGGCCATCATGGTTGATCCGAGAGACCCTGCGGCTCCGCGTATCCAGGGCGGCTACGAGAGGGCGGCGCAAGCCTTGTCGGTTTCGACCAAACCCTTCGGGATAACGACGCCCGACGAAATCGAGCCGGCATTCGCCGCGATTTCGCAAAGCGGATTTGACGGCGTCGCTCTGGCCGCACCGATTTTGTTCAATGAACGGCGGCGGATCGGGGCTGCCGCCCTGGCGCACAAATTGCCAACTGTCTCGCTCATCGCTGAAATGGTCCCGCACGGTCTTCTGCTGTCCTACGGGCAGGACTTTCCTGATTTCTTTCGTCGGGCAGTGGGATTGATGGATAAGATACTCAAGGGTGCCAAGCCGAACGATCTGCCGGTTGAACAGCCGACCCGTTTCAAGCTGGTGATCAATCAAAAGGTTGCCAAGGCGCTTGGCCTGACGATCCCTCCGTCCCTGGCCATCGGCGCCGACGAGATCATTGACTAG
- a CDS encoding adenylate/guanylate cyclase domain-containing protein — protein sequence MDVGVWLRRLGLEQYEAAFRENEISGKVLPNLTAEDLKDLGVAMVGHRRMLLDAIAALRAEKSAATPVFDVSLAIHEEDTAERRQVTVMFSDLVGSTALSVRMDPEDLREVITAYQKCVAETVRSFGGFVAKYMGDGVLVYFGYPQAHEDDAERAVRAGLALIDAVAALPTREPLQMRVGVATGLVVVGDLVGSGEAQERGIVGETPNLAARLQSIAEPDTVVIAEATRKLLGNLFELRDLGPTELKGITGPVRAFAVLRASSVESRFDAMHPGGLTALVGREEELELLLRRWAKAKSGEGQVVLLSGEAGIGKSRLSTALMERLTAEPHTRLRYFCSPQHIDSVLYPIIGQLERAAGLVHGDTPHTKLDKLDALLAQTSTSRQDAALLAEMLSLPNDGRYPALELVPEQRRQKTLAALGVQLEALARTSPVLMIVEDAHWGDPTSLEVFGRSVNRIASLRVLLIVTFRPEFDAPWVGQPHVTTLALNRLGHREVGTVIECIVGNKLLPAKVRKDIVERTDGIPLFVEEMTKAMLEAGSERGAMQTAAAIPSPALAVPASLYASLMARLDRLGPAKEVAQIGAVIGREFSHVLLAAVLRQSEPELVSALNRLMQAGLLFRNGIPPHATYLFKHALVQDTAYGTLLRNRRHALHARIARALEETFPDIAATQPEVIAHHFTEADLAENAIAYWQAAGQRAAERSAHAECLAHLYKGLALVRRVADPAERARRELALQLVLAPMLIATKSYSAPEVEQAYLHARDLCQQAGDVAQLYAVNWGLWLVYQQRCEFKAARGLLDGLFAVARQSADPALLLQAHHAAWTTLLHLPELTACRTHLEAGWALYRPDAHRGHTFLYGGHDAAVCNRYTAALTLWPLGFPEQALVTAREAVRMARGLSHPFSLVLALVFAAMIYQHRREAEPAQEHAETAIAVCAEYGIAPHLAAAGNILRGWAIAARGQAVEGIAEIRGGLAAVEPTGVRIRWPYYLASLAEASAWAGEIEQGLAALVEAARVVEETGERRWEAEICRLTGELTLGRRSGDGTEAEGWFQRALDVAGRQSAKCLELRAATSLARIWRDRGKRRESRNLLAPIYGGFTEGFDTLDLKEAKSLLDELAQ from the coding sequence ATGGACGTCGGAGTTTGGCTGCGGAGGCTTGGCCTCGAACAATATGAGGCGGCATTCCGCGAAAATGAGATCAGTGGGAAGGTCCTGCCCAATCTGACGGCGGAGGACTTAAAAGACTTGGGCGTCGCCATGGTTGGGCACCGCCGCATGCTTCTAGATGCGATTGCGGCTCTGCGCGCGGAAAAGAGCGCAGCCACGCCAGTGTTCGATGTTTCTCTGGCAATCCACGAAGAGGACACGGCTGAGCGTCGCCAAGTGACCGTAATGTTCTCGGATCTCGTCGGCTCGACGGCGCTCTCGGTCCGGATGGACCCAGAGGATTTGCGCGAGGTCATCACGGCCTATCAGAAGTGCGTTGCCGAGACCGTCCGCAGCTTCGGCGGGTTCGTGGCAAAGTACATGGGCGACGGCGTTCTCGTCTACTTCGGTTATCCTCAGGCGCATGAGGATGACGCCGAGCGAGCTGTTCGTGCCGGCCTCGCCCTGATCGACGCGGTTGCTGCCCTCCCAACTCGCGAGCCCCTGCAGATGCGGGTTGGGGTTGCCACCGGGCTGGTGGTCGTCGGAGATCTCGTCGGCTCCGGCGAAGCGCAGGAGCGCGGGATTGTCGGCGAGACGCCGAACCTTGCGGCCCGTCTGCAAAGCATCGCGGAACCGGACACGGTCGTCATTGCCGAGGCCACGCGCAAACTTCTGGGCAATCTCTTCGAGCTTCGGGACCTCGGGCCAACGGAGCTTAAGGGGATCACAGGTCCAGTGCGAGCTTTCGCGGTGCTGCGGGCCAGTTCTGTCGAGAGCCGTTTCGACGCAATGCATCCCGGCGGCCTGACCGCACTCGTCGGCCGCGAAGAAGAGCTTGAACTCCTGTTACGGCGCTGGGCAAAAGCCAAGAGCGGCGAAGGCCAGGTGGTGCTGCTGTCCGGTGAGGCCGGGATCGGCAAATCCAGGCTCTCCACTGCACTCATGGAGCGCCTGACGGCCGAACCCCACACACGGCTTCGTTATTTCTGCTCGCCCCAACACATCGACAGCGTTCTTTATCCGATCATCGGGCAGCTCGAACGGGCTGCCGGACTTGTGCACGGCGACACACCGCATACCAAGCTCGACAAGCTCGATGCGCTCCTGGCGCAGACTTCGACGTCCCGGCAGGACGCGGCGCTGTTGGCCGAGATGTTGTCGCTTCCTAACGACGGCCGCTATCCCGCTCTGGAGCTTGTTCCCGAACAGCGCCGGCAAAAGACGCTGGCGGCACTCGGCGTCCAATTGGAAGCCCTAGCGCGGACGAGCCCCGTGCTCATGATCGTCGAGGATGCGCACTGGGGCGATCCCACGAGCCTGGAAGTGTTCGGTCGCTCGGTGAACCGGATCGCGAGCCTTCGCGTGCTTTTGATCGTGACGTTTCGGCCTGAGTTCGACGCGCCCTGGGTAGGACAACCGCATGTGACAACGCTTGCCCTCAATCGGCTGGGACATCGCGAGGTCGGGACCGTCATCGAGTGCATCGTCGGCAATAAGCTGCTGCCGGCGAAGGTCAGAAAGGACATTGTCGAGCGCACCGACGGCATCCCGTTGTTCGTCGAGGAGATGACGAAGGCGATGCTGGAGGCCGGGAGCGAGCGCGGAGCGATGCAGACTGCGGCCGCGATTCCCTCTCCAGCGCTGGCGGTCCCCGCGAGCCTGTATGCTTCTCTGATGGCGCGGCTCGACCGGCTTGGCCCGGCCAAGGAGGTAGCACAAATCGGAGCGGTGATCGGTCGTGAGTTCTCTCATGTGCTGTTAGCCGCCGTGCTGCGGCAGTCAGAGCCGGAACTGGTCTCGGCGCTCAACCGCCTGATGCAAGCAGGGTTGCTGTTCCGAAACGGCATCCCGCCGCACGCGACCTATTTGTTCAAGCACGCCCTCGTTCAGGACACGGCCTATGGCACATTGCTGCGCAATAGGCGGCACGCGCTGCACGCGCGCATTGCCCGGGCGCTCGAGGAGACGTTTCCGGACATCGCGGCAACCCAGCCGGAGGTGATCGCGCACCACTTCACCGAAGCTGACCTTGCGGAAAACGCCATTGCCTACTGGCAGGCGGCCGGCCAGCGCGCGGCTGAGCGCTCGGCGCATGCCGAGTGCCTTGCCCATCTCTACAAGGGGCTGGCGCTCGTCAGGCGGGTCGCCGATCCGGCGGAGCGTGCCCGCCGCGAACTCGCCCTGCAGCTCGTGCTTGCGCCGATGCTGATCGCCACCAAGAGCTATTCGGCGCCGGAGGTGGAGCAAGCCTATCTGCACGCACGCGACCTGTGTCAGCAAGCCGGCGATGTAGCGCAGCTCTATGCCGTGAATTGGGGGCTGTGGCTTGTTTACCAGCAGCGCTGCGAGTTCAAGGCGGCCCGCGGCCTATTGGACGGGCTGTTCGCGGTCGCTCGGCAGAGCGCCGATCCGGCGTTGCTCCTGCAGGCGCATCATGCCGCATGGACGACACTCCTTCATCTCCCGGAACTGACCGCGTGTCGGACGCATCTCGAAGCCGGATGGGCGCTGTATCGGCCGGACGCGCACCGTGGCCATACGTTCCTGTATGGCGGCCACGACGCAGCCGTCTGCAATCGATACACCGCGGCCCTCACGCTGTGGCCGCTTGGTTTCCCCGAGCAGGCGCTTGTTACGGCGCGCGAGGCGGTGAGGATGGCGCGGGGGCTGTCGCATCCCTTCAGCCTTGTTCTCGCCCTGGTGTTCGCCGCAATGATCTACCAGCATCGGCGGGAAGCGGAGCCGGCCCAGGAGCATGCGGAGACCGCAATCGCGGTGTGCGCCGAGTATGGCATCGCACCGCACCTGGCGGCGGCTGGGAACATCTTGCGGGGGTGGGCGATCGCGGCACGCGGGCAGGCGGTGGAAGGGATCGCGGAGATTCGCGGCGGTCTCGCGGCCGTCGAGCCGACGGGCGTGCGCATCCGTTGGCCCTATTATCTCGCGTCGCTGGCTGAAGCATCGGCGTGGGCCGGAGAAATCGAGCAAGGATTAGCCGCGCTGGTCGAGGCTGCGCGCGTTGTCGAGGAAACTGGCGAGCGACGATGGGAGGCGGAAATCTGCCGGTTAACTGGGGAGCTGACGCTTGGCAGGCGGAGCGGCGACGGGACCGAAGCAGAAGGGTGGTTTCAGCGTGCGCTAGATGTGGCGGGTCGCCAGAGCGCCAAATGCCTGGAGCTGCGCGCTGCCACCAGCTTGGCCCGGATCTGGCGCGACCGTGGCAAGCGCAGAGAATCCCGCAATCTCCTCGCGCCTATCTACGGCGGGTTCACCGAGGGCTTCGACACGTTGGATTTGAAAGAGGCCAAGTCATTACTCGACGAGCTGGCGCAATGA
- a CDS encoding ABC transporter substrate-binding protein: MKRREFIAGTAALLLSPRYSRAQGKRRRLGFLAVGDGSAKALNQAELVLLDALRSFGWIEGKNLVIEYRFSHPSDRLAASVADLIALSPELLIAPGPQAAVALKSATTTIPIVFVSVADPVKLGLVQSLSRPGGNVTGLSTMVPDDFLAKRLEILRELVPGASKIALLVNPANPMQKLYLAEDVPRIGQELGVTLVPVEAATADELDAAFASAAAQNANAIIDFGDTLTYVQAPRIIALAAKYRLPANYLFRHYADGGLSVYGADVRDLFRRAAGYVDKILKGTKPSDLPVERPTKFELLINMKTAKALGLTVPPSLLIRADEVIE, translated from the coding sequence ATGAAACGGCGGGAGTTCATAGCTGGCACTGCGGCGTTGCTTCTTTCGCCACGTTATTCGCGCGCGCAGGGAAAGCGTCGTCGGCTTGGCTTTCTTGCTGTAGGTGATGGAAGCGCAAAAGCTCTTAATCAAGCCGAGCTTGTGCTTCTTGATGCGCTGCGCAGCTTCGGCTGGATCGAGGGTAAGAATCTCGTAATCGAGTATCGATTTTCCCATCCCTCGGATCGACTGGCGGCTTCTGTCGCCGATCTGATTGCCCTCAGCCCCGAACTGCTCATCGCTCCCGGGCCGCAAGCGGCCGTAGCGCTGAAGTCGGCCACCACCACCATTCCGATTGTATTCGTAAGTGTGGCCGATCCCGTGAAGCTTGGCCTTGTGCAAAGCCTGTCGCGCCCCGGAGGCAACGTGACGGGCCTTTCGACAATGGTACCGGACGACTTCCTCGCGAAACGTCTCGAAATCCTTCGAGAACTCGTTCCCGGCGCCTCGAAAATCGCACTCTTGGTCAATCCGGCCAACCCAATGCAGAAGCTATATCTCGCAGAGGACGTACCACGAATAGGGCAGGAACTCGGCGTGACTTTGGTGCCGGTCGAGGCGGCCACGGCCGACGAGCTCGACGCCGCGTTTGCGTCCGCTGCCGCCCAAAACGCCAACGCGATCATCGATTTTGGCGATACGCTCACCTATGTCCAGGCTCCGCGGATTATCGCGCTCGCAGCAAAGTATCGCCTGCCGGCAAACTATCTGTTCCGGCATTATGCCGATGGCGGACTGTCTGTGTACGGAGCCGACGTCCGAGATCTATTCCGCCGTGCGGCGGGCTACGTGGACAAGATACTCAAAGGCACCAAGCCTTCTGACCTCCCGGTAGAACGGCCAACCAAATTCGAGCTCCTGATCAACATGAAGACGGCGAAGGCGCTCGGTCTCACTGTGCCGCCCTCGTTGCTAATCCGCGCGGACGAGGTGATCGAATAG
- a CDS encoding VOC family protein produces MILNPDHVTIAVADAEAAIGFFALLGFRKDHVAAIDGGIPAQYMGMPRMKAQHITLVLEGSKPRFEIQLLEFDPLSGTDPGAHPTNLRKLGFNHLAFRVDDIEATTAHLVAHGVVMLSDEMDYIGRKLRLFEGPEGITFELVQREE; encoded by the coding sequence ATGATACTCAATCCTGATCACGTTACGATCGCAGTGGCGGACGCCGAGGCAGCGATTGGGTTCTTCGCGCTCCTTGGTTTCAGAAAGGATCACGTCGCAGCGATCGACGGCGGCATTCCCGCCCAATACATGGGTATGCCGCGCATGAAAGCGCAGCACATAACCCTCGTACTCGAAGGATCGAAGCCGCGTTTCGAGATCCAGCTGCTTGAGTTCGACCCGCTCTCGGGGACCGATCCCGGGGCGCACCCGACGAATTTGCGAAAGCTGGGATTCAACCACCTGGCGTTCCGCGTCGACGACATTGAGGCGACCACCGCGCACCTCGTAGCTCACGGCGTCGTCATGTTGAGCGACGAGATGGACTACATTGGCCGAAAGCTGCGGCTCTTCGAGGGTCCCGAGGGCATCACCTTCGAGTTGGTGCAGCGGGAGGAGTAG
- a CDS encoding adenylate/guanylate cyclase domain-containing protein, which yields MPIFNQSIRRKIVGIALGLIVLMLVTSILSMVMSSQVGVLLDELTNRYIPAYGNLARANIRSLERSLALRRMVMVKMEASSDEEAYAARLREFEQADRRIEEETSSARKRINEIINDTRTPSNDAALARIDTRIETAVSELRHGMAEDHARLLKQVDAKQMPDARGTLEHLDLLRDQFNQKIDGIRADMLKQVFAATSTVIGRQHQAIIISGLVTVLAAVVGFVFALMVSSGITRPVRLLLAGTREVEAGRFDKTIAVSTQDEIGELAAAFNRMTEQLRHNERIRETFGRYIDPKVVQGLIDRPEVAIDGQRRVMTIMFCDMSGFTSMSEGMTPRGLVKVMNHYFTVMSGPIRSNRGVIDKYIGDAIMAYWGPPFIEEDEPALFACYAAIDMADQVPALQKQLPDLLGIRAMPVPCDLRIGIATGEVLTGSIGSDLMMSFTVMGDAVNLASRLEVVNKVYGTRILISQATADAIGSNLELREIDRLAVAGQSEAQAIFEVMSKAHGLSIPQENLRTHYAEGLAAYRAQRFDDARIAFNAALEAVPGDGPSRTLLGRIAQFEANSPGKGWDGAWRLDQK from the coding sequence ATGCCGATTTTCAATCAGTCGATCCGGCGCAAGATCGTCGGTATCGCCCTCGGATTGATCGTTCTGATGCTGGTCACCTCGATCCTGTCGATGGTGATGTCGAGCCAGGTCGGCGTCCTGCTCGACGAGCTGACCAACCGCTACATCCCGGCTTACGGTAACCTGGCCCGCGCCAATATCCGCTCGCTCGAGCGTTCGCTGGCGCTGCGTCGGATGGTGATGGTGAAGATGGAGGCATCCTCCGACGAGGAGGCCTATGCCGCGCGCCTCAGAGAGTTCGAGCAGGCCGATCGCAGGATCGAGGAGGAGACCTCGAGCGCGCGAAAGCGCATCAACGAGATCATCAACGATACGAGGACCCCATCCAACGATGCCGCGCTGGCGCGGATCGACACCCGCATCGAGACCGCCGTCTCCGAGCTGCGCCACGGCATGGCTGAGGACCATGCAAGGCTCCTCAAGCAGGTCGACGCCAAGCAAATGCCGGACGCGCGAGGCACGCTGGAGCATCTCGACCTCTTGCGCGACCAGTTCAATCAGAAGATCGACGGCATTCGCGCCGATATGCTCAAGCAGGTGTTCGCCGCCACGTCGACGGTGATCGGCCGCCAGCATCAGGCGATCATCATTTCGGGCCTTGTCACTGTCCTGGCTGCCGTGGTCGGCTTTGTCTTTGCGCTGATGGTCTCCAGCGGCATCACCCGGCCGGTGCGGCTGCTCCTCGCCGGCACGCGCGAGGTCGAGGCGGGCCGGTTCGACAAGACCATTGCCGTTTCCACGCAAGACGAGATCGGCGAGCTCGCCGCCGCCTTCAACCGCATGACCGAACAGCTGCGGCACAACGAGCGCATCCGCGAGACGTTTGGCCGGTACATCGATCCCAAGGTGGTGCAGGGGCTGATCGACCGGCCGGAGGTCGCCATCGACGGCCAGCGCCGGGTGATGACCATCATGTTCTGCGACATGAGCGGCTTCACCTCGATGAGCGAGGGCATGACCCCGCGTGGCCTCGTCAAGGTGATGAACCACTATTTCACGGTGATGTCCGGCCCGATCCGGAGCAATCGCGGCGTCATCGACAAATATATCGGCGACGCCATCATGGCCTATTGGGGCCCGCCCTTCATCGAGGAGGACGAGCCGGCGCTGTTTGCCTGCTACGCGGCCATCGACATGGCCGATCAGGTGCCCGCGCTCCAGAAGCAATTGCCGGACCTGCTCGGGATCCGTGCCATGCCCGTGCCCTGCGACTTGCGTATCGGCATCGCGACCGGGGAGGTGCTGACCGGCAGCATCGGCTCCGACCTGATGATGAGCTTCACCGTGATGGGCGATGCCGTGAACCTCGCCTCGCGCCTCGAGGTGGTCAACAAGGTCTACGGGACCCGCATCCTGATCTCGCAGGCCACGGCGGATGCGATCGGATCGAACCTCGAGCTGCGCGAGATCGACCGTCTCGCGGTGGCCGGCCAGAGTGAGGCGCAGGCCATTTTCGAGGTGATGAGCAAGGCGCACGGGCTCAGCATTCCGCAGGAGAACCTGCGCACGCACTATGCCGAAGGTCTTGCCGCCTATCGTGCGCAGCGCTTCGACGACGCACGCATCGCCTTCAACGCGGCGCTTGAAGCGGTACCTGGTGACGGCCCTTCGCGTACGCTGCTCGGCCGCATCGCGCAGTTCGAGGCCAATTCGCCGGGCAAAGGCTGGGACGGCGCCTGGCGGCTGGATCAGAAATAG